Sequence from the Streptomyces sp. NBC_00358 genome:
GGAGCCTGGTGTCGGGCAGCAGGGGGAACCAGGCGGACGAGTCAGGCTCCGGCGTGGTGGCCGAATTGGCGCCGTACAAGGCGCAGTTGTTCGATGCGTTGTACTTGTAGTAGGAGGTGTCGACCTCGACCTGGCGCAGGCGTCCGGGGGCGGCGAGACGGACGACAGCCCAGTCGTGTCCCGGCCCGCGTCGGCGCTGGGTCTCCCAGCCGTCGCCCATGTGCCGGGCGAGACCGGGCTGGTTGAGGACCTCTGCCGACGAGTAGAAGGTGTCGCTGCTCGCCTCCACCACACCGCCCAGTTCGCGGCCGGCGAGGTCGGGAGTGAGGCCCTCGAAGCGACGAGGGTCGGGAACGGCCTGTCCGTGGACGCGAAGCCGGGCCACGCCGCCGTCGGGGTAGACGGACAGCCTGAGGTGGGTGTAGCGGGTCCGCTCCGTCACAATGAACTCGTTGTGGGAGTCGCCCTTGAGCGGGGAGCGCGGGACTATCTCCTCCCAGGCGATATCGGGTGCCTGGAGCTCTTCCGGCGACGGGTAGCCCTCCACGCCACAGGCTTCGATACGGCACTCCGGGGGGTAGTTCCCGGTGAAGAAGCTGGTGTCGACGTCGATGGAGTCGATCACTCCGGGCGTTCCGAGGCGGACCAGGGCCCAGTCGTGTCCGGGAGTGCGCCTGCGGCGGGTCTCCCATCCGTCGACGATCTCACCCTTGTGTCCGTAGGAGCCGGGTGTGAAGTCGGCGGCGCCCGGTACGAGCAGGTTCTCCTTCTCGCCGAAGGACTCGTCGCTCGCGGCGATGACGCTGCCGCCGACGAGGCGCGAGGCCAGGTCCGTCGAGGCGGGGTGATCGGTGGACATGGGGACAACCTCCACAGTGGGAACAGGCGCGGGGGAATCAGCCCGGCTGACGGGGATGAGCTGACGGGGATGAACAGAAGGCGCGAGTCGGTCGCTCAGCCCGCCGGCCAGACCGGCGAGGGAGATCGGCGCCTTACAGTGCCAGGCGCTCGGACAGCGGCCAGCCGATGATCGTCTTGGCCTCGGGAGCCGCGTAGGTGCTGACCTTGCTGGTACTCAGGCGCAGGCCCACGAGGGCCTCGGCGAGGCGGATTCCGGCGGCGACCGGGTCGACCACCGGTACGCCGAGGGCCTCGGTGATCGCTGTGTCGAGTCTGGCCATGCCGCCGCAGCCCAGACAGATGACCTCGGCCCGGTCGTCCTCGACGGCTCGCCGTGCCTCCTCGACGATGGCGGCCATCCCGGCCTCGGGGTTCTGGTCGAACTCCAGGGTGCCCATGCCGACGGAGCGGACCGAGGCGCAGCGGTCGGCGAGTCCGGCGGTCAGAAGGCGGTCCTCGATCGCTCCGATCGAGCGGGCGAGGGTGGTGACCACGGAGTAGCGGCGGCCGAGCATCAGGGCGACGTGGGCCGACGCCTCGGCGATGTCGATGACGGGGACGTCGGT
This genomic interval carries:
- a CDS encoding aspartate/glutamate racemase family protein translates to MRILVVNPNTTEAMTESIAKSAREHASPGTEIVPLTPLYGADGIDCNFESLLSAVAVMDRVTTYDEPYDAVVMAGFGEHGREGLQELTDVPVIDIAEASAHVALMLGRRYSVVTTLARSIGAIEDRLLTAGLADRCASVRSVGMGTLEFDQNPEAGMAAIVEEARRAVEDDRAEVICLGCGGMARLDTAITEALGVPVVDPVAAGIRLAEALVGLRLSTSKVSTYAAPEAKTIIGWPLSERLAL
- the alc gene encoding allantoicase, which encodes MSTDHPASTDLASRLVGGSVIAASDESFGEKENLLVPGAADFTPGSYGHKGEIVDGWETRRRRTPGHDWALVRLGTPGVIDSIDVDTSFFTGNYPPECRIEACGVEGYPSPEELQAPDIAWEEIVPRSPLKGDSHNEFIVTERTRYTHLRLSVYPDGGVARLRVHGQAVPDPRRFEGLTPDLAGRELGGVVEASSDTFYSSAEVLNQPGLARHMGDGWETQRRRGPGHDWAVVRLAAPGRLRQVEVDTSYYKYNASNNCALYGANSATTPEPDSSAWFPLLPDTRLQPDTRHYFDVDTTEEVTHVRLDVFPDGGISRLRVVGSVDAAARRSLALRWFNSLPAEQARTVLTSAGTPVDAAAELTARRPLNENDPALGEIPALFGE